In Syngnathus acus chromosome 21, fSynAcu1.2, whole genome shotgun sequence, one genomic interval encodes:
- the LOC119115521 gene encoding uncharacterized protein C2orf80-like isoform X2: MESKQLKRNVEFLLGEYVGQKIRENSFDPTGKGASTVLDDLAHYDLAISVDVWWLREDPGPKAQDKDLIRRRIPRNYQIYGNRLAREAMILSSFAGIIMSSLPVEEILALYRCKPVASYPDTRSKASIVCPFTLSYHPLAMLSSYKAVQHCRKHNQKLKRWLSEKTKAHVPSRRVPARSMSSSSLASSPRFSVGGDGEEVTCGVASVLLHD, from the exons ATGGAGTCAAAGCAgctgaaaagaaatgttgaaTTTCTCCT GGGTGAATACGTCGGGCAGAAAATCAGAGAAAATTCATTTGACCCCACAGGAAAAGGAGCTTCTACAGTGCTTGATGacctg GCTCACTATGATCTTGCCATCAGCGTTGATGTTTGGTGGCTGCGGGAGGACCCAGGACCCAAAGCACAGGACAAAGATCTCAT ACGGCGCAGAATTCCAAGAAACTACCAAATTTATGGTAATCGCTTGGCACGCGAGGCCATGATCTTGTCATCCTTTGCTGGCATCATCATG AGCAGCCTGCCAGTGGAGGAGATCCTGGCTCTTTACAGATGTAAACCTGTTGCCTCCTACCCTGACACACGCTCCAAG GCCTCCATTGTGTGTCCCTTCACGCTCTCCTACCACCCATTGGCCATGCTGAGCTCTTACAAGGCTGTACAACACTGCAGGAAACACA ATCAAAAGTTGAAACGATGGCTGTCGGAGAAGACAAAGGCCCATGTTCCCAGCAGACGAGTCCCAGCACGATCCATGTCATCGTCATCGCTCGCCTCTTCCCCTCGCTTCAGC GTGGGCGGTGATGGTGAGGAGGTAACTTGCGGTGTCGCCAGTGTCCTTCTGCATGACTGA
- the LOC119115214 gene encoding gamma-crystallin M3-like — MEGDSISSVPAAAAHLTNMTTTDMSMGKIIFYEERNLQGRSYECMSDCSDVSSYLSRCLSCRVESGCFMVYERPNFMGNQHFMKKGEHADSISTMGMTSGIKSCRIIPMHRGQFRIRIFERENLSGQSNELQEDCENILDRLRMSECMSCNVLDGHWLLFEQPNFRGKMIYVRPGEHRSFREMGISSTRFMSMRRIIDTC, encoded by the exons ATGGAAGGGGACAGCATCAGTTCTGTGCCAGCAGCAGCCGCTCACCTGACAAACATGACCACCACTGACATGAGCATGGGCAAG ATCATCTTCTACGAGGAGAGAAACTTGCAGGGCCGCTCCTACGAGTGCATGAGCGACTGCTCCGACGTCTCCTCCTACCTGAGCAGATGCCTGTCCTGCCGGGTGGAGAGCGGCTGCTTCATGGTCTATGAGCGTCCCAACTTCATGGGTAACCAACACTTCATGAAGAAGGGCGAGCACGCTGACTCCATCAGCACGATGGGCATGACCAGCGGCATCAAGTCCTGCCGCATCATCCCTATG CACCGAGGCCAGTTCAGGATTCGCATCTTTGAGCGGGAGAACCTGAGCGGCCAGTCCAACGAGCTGCAGGAGGACTGCGAGAACATCTTGGACCGCCTTCGCATGAGCGAATGTATGTCCTGCAACGTGCTGGATGGCCACTGGCTGCTGTTTGAGCAACCCAACTTCCGCGGCAAGATGATCTACGTGAGGCCTGGCGAGCACCGCAGCTTCAGGGAGATGGGCATTAGCAGCACTCGCTTCATGAGCATGAGACGTATCATTGACACATgctaa
- the LOC119115521 gene encoding uncharacterized protein C2orf80-like isoform X1: MESKQLKRNVEFLLGEYVGQKIRENSFDPTGKGASTVLDDLAHYDLAISVDVWWLREDPGPKAQDKDLIRRRRIPRNYQIYGNRLAREAMILSSFAGIIMSSLPVEEILALYRCKPVASYPDTRSKASIVCPFTLSYHPLAMLSSYKAVQHCRKHNQKLKRWLSEKTKAHVPSRRVPARSMSSSSLASSPRFSVGGDGEEVTCGVASVLLHD, encoded by the exons ATGGAGTCAAAGCAgctgaaaagaaatgttgaaTTTCTCCT GGGTGAATACGTCGGGCAGAAAATCAGAGAAAATTCATTTGACCCCACAGGAAAAGGAGCTTCTACAGTGCTTGATGacctg GCTCACTATGATCTTGCCATCAGCGTTGATGTTTGGTGGCTGCGGGAGGACCCAGGACCCAAAGCACAGGACAAAGATCTCAT TAGACGGCGCAGAATTCCAAGAAACTACCAAATTTATGGTAATCGCTTGGCACGCGAGGCCATGATCTTGTCATCCTTTGCTGGCATCATCATG AGCAGCCTGCCAGTGGAGGAGATCCTGGCTCTTTACAGATGTAAACCTGTTGCCTCCTACCCTGACACACGCTCCAAG GCCTCCATTGTGTGTCCCTTCACGCTCTCCTACCACCCATTGGCCATGCTGAGCTCTTACAAGGCTGTACAACACTGCAGGAAACACA ATCAAAAGTTGAAACGATGGCTGTCGGAGAAGACAAAGGCCCATGTTCCCAGCAGACGAGTCCCAGCACGATCCATGTCATCGTCATCGCTCGCCTCTTCCCCTCGCTTCAGC GTGGGCGGTGATGGTGAGGAGGTAACTTGCGGTGTCGCCAGTGTCCTTCTGCATGACTGA
- the LOC119115215 gene encoding gamma-crystallin M3-like: MEEIEQSVWASTRTTATMTMGKIIFYEDRNFQGRSYETSSDCADMSSYLSRCLSCRVESGCFMVYDRTNYLGNQFFVRRGDYSDYQRIGMSDCIRSCRMIPMHRGQFKIRIFERENMSGQSNELQEDCENILDRLRMSECMSCSVLDGHWLLFEQPNFRGKMIYLRPGEYRSFRDMGMSGTRIMSMKRIMESCS, from the exons ATGGAGGAAATTGAGCAGTCTGTTTGGGCTTCCACACGCACCACCGCAACCATGACCATGGGCAAG ATCATCTTCTATGAGGACAGGAACTTCCAGGGCCGTTCCTATGAGACCAGCAGCGACTGCGCTGACATGTCCTCTTACCTGAGCAGGTGCCTCTCTTGCCGGGTGGAGAGCGGCTGCTTCATGGTCTATGACCGTACAAACTACCTGGGCAACCAGTTTTTTGTCAGGAGGGGCGACTACTCAGATTACCAGCGGATTGGCATGAGTGACTGCATCAGGTCTTGCCGCATGATCCCCATG CACAGAGGCCAGTTCAAGATCAGGATCTTTGAGCGGGAGAACATGAGCGGCCAGTCCAACGAGCTGCAGGAGGACTGCGAGAACATATTGGACCGCCTTCGCATGAGCGAATGTATGTCCTGCAGCGTGCTGGATGGCCACTGGCTGCTGTTTGAGCAACCCAACTTCAGGGGCAAGATGATTTACCTGAGGCCTGGCGAGTACAGGAGCTTCAGAGACATGGGCATGAGTGGCACTCGCATCATGAGCATGAAGCGCATCATGGAATCCTGCTCTTAG
- the LOC119115523 gene encoding gamma-crystallin M2-like produces MGKIIFYEDKNFQGRSYECSNDCTDLHSFFNRCNSIRVESGCFMIYERANFMGHQYFMRRGDYPDYQRWMGFSSCIRSCKMIPAYRGSYRLRIYEKPDFSGHMMEFMDDCACVSDRFHHRHIYSCNVMNGYWIFYEYPNFRGRQYFLRPGEYRRYRDWCATCAIVGSFRRVTEF; encoded by the exons ATGGGCAAG ATCATCTTTTACGAGGACAAGAACTTCCAGGGTCGCAGCTATGAGTGCAGCAATGACTGCACAGACCTTCACTCCTTCTTTAACCGCTGCAACTCCATCCGGGTGGAGAGCGGCTGCTTCATGATCTACGAGCGAGCCAACTTCATGGGTCACCAGTACTTCATGAGGAGGGGAGACTATCCCGACTACCAGAGATGGATGGGTTTCAGTAGCTGCATCCGCTCGTGCAAGATGATTCCCGCA TACCGAGGCTCGTACAGATTGCGTATCTATGAGAAGCCTGACTTCAGCGGTCACATGATGGAGTTCATGGACGACTGTGCCTGTGTATCCGACCGTTTCCACCACCGCCATATCTACTCCTGTAACGTCATGAATGGCTACTGGATCTTCTACGAGTACCCCAACTTTCGAGGGCGCCAGTACTTCCTGAGGCCTGGCGAGTACCGACGATACCGCGACTGGTGCGCCACCTGCGCCATCGTGGGTTCCTTCCGGAGGGTCACAGAATTTTAG
- the LOC119115522 gene encoding gamma-crystallin M1-like isoform X2, which produces MGKIILFEEKNFQGRSYECLNDCTELTSVLSRCQSCRVENGCFMVYERSNFMGNQLFLKRGEYHDLQRMMTMGVTLDSIRSCRLIPAHRGQFKIKIFERENMSGQSNELQEDCENIMERFRMNDILSCQVMEGQWLLFEQAHFRGRMIYVKPGEHRSLREMGQSNMRIMSLRRITDMC; this is translated from the exons ATGGGCAAG atCATCCTTTTCGAGGAGAAGAACTTCCAGGGCCGCTCCTACGAGTGCCTGAACGACTGCACCGAGCTGACCTCTGTTCTGAGCCGCTGCCAGTCCTGCCGGGTGGAGAATGGATGCTTCATGGTCTATGAGCGCTCCAACTTCATGGGCAACCAGTTGTTCCTCAAAAGAGGAGAGTACCACGACCTGCAGCGCATGATGACGATGGGAGTGACTCTGGACTCCATCAGATCCTGCAGACTGATTCCCGCT CACAGAGGGCAATTCAAGATTAAGATCTTTGAGCGAGAGAACATGAGCGGCCAGTCCAACGAACTGCAGGAGGACTGCGAGAACATCATGGAGCGTTTCCGCATGAACGACATCCTGTCCTGCCAGGTGATGGAAGGCCAATGGCTGCTGTTTGAGCAGGCCCACTTCCGTGGCAGGATGATCTACGTGAAGCCCGGTGAGCACCGCAGCCTCAGAGAGATGGGCCAGAGCAACATGAGGATCATGAGCTTGAGGCGTATCACTGACATGTGCTAG